TAGCATACATGAGGGGGGCGTTATATCAGTTAAAGTTGTAGAATCTGAAGTTGAAGTTGCTATAAATGCTGAGAAAGCATTTGAAGGAGCAATAATAAATTTTCAAATGAATGAGTGTAATGAAATAAATTGCAAGAATTATGAATTATGTAATCCTATTGGATTAAAAAATAATGAAAAATGTAAAATACTTAAATTATCACATCCTATTGAAAATTGTTTAAAAAATTATAATCTTAAAAAGGCCATTGTAAAAAGAGCCGTGTAAATTTTAATTG
The Nitrososphaerota archaeon DNA segment above includes these coding regions:
- a CDS encoding UPF0179 family protein; protein product: MNEVASIERHKEITTLVGLLQAKIGYKFLFNEPTRECYYCDLSQVCIDNLEVGRIYKIIEILGKKHECSIHEGGVISVKVVESEVEVAINAEKAFEGAIINFQMNECNEINCKNYELCNPIGLKNNEKCKILKLSHPIENCLKNYNLKKAIVKRAV